One part of the Lotus japonicus ecotype B-129 chromosome 2, LjGifu_v1.2 genome encodes these proteins:
- the LOC130736486 gene encoding uncharacterized protein LOC130736486: MEESKEDHSRGYGVEHHWTKRSIFWELSYWKTLLLPHNIDVMHTERNVFLNILYTVMDTKGKTKDTFKSRKDLEEYCMRGGLEVQQTENGNFLKPKAQYALTKQQRLSVCEWVSDLKLPDGYVSNLARCVDRSEAKLSGMKSHDCHVFMQRLLPIAFKALPKPIWNTLTEFSQFWREITSSLLMESKLHIMEENIPIILCKLEQIFPPSFFDSMEHLPIHLAYEASPVQYRWMYPFERFIRTLKQKVTNKARVEGSIAKAYLLEEMSTFASYYYPTDVPSRRTRVPRNDGEGSSENPPLSIFNHPGRSYGKCITSTLNDKEMEAGHLYILLNCPEVVPYINIYSDLLRELDPEINDEDLDKQISMRFPTWLKSYVLDSRNQIDDVLLKSLAWGPLRNVKKWRNYIINGYKFVTKSQNEGMSTTNYGVCVRCGENDSVGNDYYGMLIDIFELEYTGSPTKKVVLFQCDWFDPSPQGTRIDAYGNVEIKKSRRYPSYDPFILAQQAEQVYFSSYPEGQQSWLAVIKTKARNAIQFLGKNKPDDAYQDDDVQEMPTMVANDDLEEILVDIADEGEELPWNQMDLEDLEEDEEEIEYSTSSEEEEELIEEDGNSDSDME; the protein is encoded by the exons ATGGAGGAATCAAAGGAAGATCATTCACGAGGATATGGGGTAGAGCATCATTGGACTAAACGAAGTATATTTTGGGAATTGTCATATTGGAAAACTCTTCTACTCCCACATAATATTGATGTAATGCACACTGAAAGAAATGTTTTTCTCAATATTTTGTACACTGTAATGGACACCAAAGGGAAAACAAAGGATACCTTCAAGTCTAGGAAGGACTTGGAAGAATATTGTATGCGTGGAGGTTTAGAAGTACAACAAACTGAGAATGGCAACTTTTTGAAACCAAAGGCACAATATGCATTAACCAAACAGCAAAGACTAAGTGTTTGTGAATGGGTTTCAGATCTTAAGCTTCCAGATGGTTATGTTTCCAATTTGGCCAGATGTGTTGATAGGAGTGAAGCAAAGTTGTCTGGCATGAAGAGTCACGATTGCCATGTATTCATGCAGCGGTTGCTTCCAATAGCATTCAAAGCTTTACCGAAGCCTATTTGGAACACACTTACTGAATTTTCCCAATTTTGGAGAGAAATTACTTCATCATTGTTGATGGAAAGTAAATTGCACATTATGGAGGAAAACATTCCAATAATTCTGTGCAAATTAGAGCAAATATTTCCCCCAAGTTTCTTTGACTCAATGGAACACCTCCCAATTCATTTGGCATATGAAGCAAGTCCTGTCCAGTACAGATGGATGTATCCGTTTGAGAG GTTTATACGAACATTAAAACAAAAGGTAACAAACAAGGCTCGTGTAGAAGGCTCAATTGCCAAAGCGTATTTGCTGGAAGAGATGTCTACATTTGCTTCATATTATTATCCTACTGATGTTCCATCAAGGAGAACAAGGGTGCCACGGAATGATGGAGAAGGCTCATCTGAGAATCCGCCATTGTCTATTTTTAATCATCCAGGTCGTAGTTATGGAAAATGTATCACCTCTACCTTGAATGATAAGGAAATGGAAGCTGgacatttgtatattttgttGAATTGTCCTGAGGTGGTACCTTACATCAA CATATACTCAGATCTTCTACGAGAACTAGATCCAGAGATAAATGATGAAGACTTGGACAAACAAATTTCCATGAGGTTTCCTACTTGGTTGAAATCATAT GTGCTTGACTCAAGAAATCAAATTGATGATGTGCTTTTGAAGAGTTTGGCATGGGGTCCTCTTAGAAATGTCAAGAAGTGGcgtaattatattattaatggATACAAGTTTGTCACAAAATCACAAAATGAAGGAATGAGTACGACAAATTATGGTGTATGTGTTAGATGTGGGGAAAATGATTCAGTGGGCAATGATTATTATGGGATGTTAATTGACATTTTTGAGTTGGAGTACACTGGTAGCCCTACTAAGAAGGTGGTTTTATTTCAGTGTGATTGGTTTGATCCTAGCCCTCAAGGAACAAGGATTGATGCTTATGGAAATGTTGAGATTAAAAAATCTAGGAGATACCCAAGTTATGATCCATTCATACTAGCTCAACAAGCAGAGCAAGTGTACTTTTCATCCTATCCTGAAGGGCAACAAAGCTGGCTAGCTGTTATAAAAACCAAGGCGCGTAATGCCATTCAATTTTTGGGGAAAAATAAACCTGATGATGCTTATCAAGATGATGATGTACAAGAAATGCCCACAATGGTTGCAAATGACGATCTTGAGGAAATTCTTGTTGACATAGCTGATGAAGGAGAAGAATTACCATGGAACCAAATGGATTTGGAAGAtttagaagaagatgaagaagaaattgaatACTCAACAAGtagtgaagaagaggaagaacttATAGAAGAAGATGGGAATTCCGACTCTGACATGGAGTAG
- the LOC130736487 gene encoding uncharacterized protein LOC130736487 has product MEDSGGRGFGRGRNTNRSLGKGRGRGRGKRNSTMAAPPSTGESTLPSTTHAAPPHCQPTADSTSSHDPLVGQSTPPSTTHSAASHVPSEDIGNLSADGRMLIRPAPSNEFEPSGIVREIMTIIKSKFVGNLTSYATANKFDPDLTNMWFNEFKRKFRWLPEHDIQIRKSFDHKASTGLGDSLYRVRIKRDSGTWIPEQNRKVMEQKWKKDAEWKRKAAINANNRKSSSGPLHIGGSIPSSEHFRRLEKSSEKKPDNWELFEITHKLKNDPTKWVSPVAEKIAVDFETQIAARDSQENKDGAHKKSNDEIYLEVVGGANKKGRIYGLGAEAVKFKRSKATSSHGVSPSEYETMRNLVSTLTEENKKLKGKMET; this is encoded by the exons ATGGAAGACAGTGGTGGTAGAGGTTTTGGTAGAGGAAGAAATACTAATAGAAGTCTTGGCAAAGGTAGGGGAAGAGGGAGAGGTAAAAGGAATAGTACTATGGCAGCACCACCTTCTACTGGGGAATCCACACTACCTTCCACTACCCATGCAGCGCCTCCCCATTGTCAACCCACCGCAGATTCCACATCTAGTCATGATCCACTTGTTGGGCAATCCACACCACCTTCCACTACCCATTCAGCGGCTAGTCATGTTCCATCTGAGGATATTGGTAATCTTAGCGCTGATGGAAGAATGTTGATCCGTCCAGCTCCATCAAACGA GTTTGAGCCGTCCGGTATTGTCCGCGAGATCATGACGATTATAAAAAGCAAGTTTGTAGGAAATTTGACAAGTTATGCAACAGCAAATAAGTTTGATCCAGACTTGACTAACATGTGGTTTAATGAATTTAAG AGGAAGTTTAGATGGCTACCTGAGCATGACATCCAAATCCGGAAGTCTTTTGACCACAAAGCATCTACTGGGCTAGGGGACTCACTGTATAGGGTGCGTATTAAGAGAGATAGTGGAACCTGGATTCCCGAGCAAAACCGTAAGGTGATGGAACAAAAATGGAAGAAAGACGCCGAATGGAAGAGAAAGGCAGCAATAAATGCTAATAATAGAAAGTCATCTAGTGGTCCCCTACATATAGGAGGGTCCATTCCTTCATCTGAGCACTTTAGGAGATTA GAAAAATCGAGTGAAAAGAAACCTGATAATTGGGAATTATTtgaaatcactcacaaactcaaaaATGATCCCACAAAATGGGTTTCCCCAGTAGCAGAGAAGATTGCG GTTGATTTTGAAACACAAATTGCTGCAAGAGACTCACAGGAGAATAAAGATGGTGCCCACAAAAAATCAAATGATGAAATCTACTTGGAGGTTGTTGGGGGTGCGAACAAGAAGGGGCGGATTTATGGATTAGGTGCAGAGGCTGTAAAGTTCAAACGTTCTAAGGCCACGTCATCTCATGGCGTCTCACCCTCAGAGTATGAGACAATGAGAAATCTTGTTTCTACTTTAACAGAGGAGAACAAGAAGCTAAAGGGAAAAATGGAGACATGA